Proteins co-encoded in one Capsicum annuum cultivar UCD-10X-F1 chromosome 9, UCD10Xv1.1, whole genome shotgun sequence genomic window:
- the LOC107841710 gene encoding auxin-responsive protein SAUR50, giving the protein MVKSKIIGKLLKVQYLHQLIPNSKNKSNNKAIDDQFPDEAPRGETFLVPNDVKEGHFVVLSVNPEEEPTRFVVELHWLTHPSFLKLLKQAEDEYGFRQQGVLEFPCRAEELEKVLAAGCSNKVPSLVAKKFKKLHVRPFAKNRVS; this is encoded by the coding sequence ATGGTCAAGTCCAAGATAATTGGAAAGTTATTGAAGGTTCAATATCTTCATCAATTGATTCCCAATTCCAAAAATAAGTCAAATAATAAAGCTATTGATGATCAATTTCCCGACGAAGCGCCACGTGGAGAGACATTTTTGGTGCCAAACGATGTGAAAGAAGGACACTTTGTTGTTTTATCGGTGAACCCCGAAGAGGAACCAACTAGGTTTGTGGTGGAACTGCACTGGCTAACGCATCCatcattcttgaaattattgaaaCAAGCTGAAGATGAATATGGATTTAGACAACAAGGTGTTCTTGAATTCCCGTGTCGTGCCGAGGAATTGGAGAAGGTTCTTGCTGCTGGATGTTCGAACAAAGTTCCAAGTTTGGTAGCCAAAAAGTTTAAGAAGCTACATGTTAGGCCTTTCGCAAAAAATCGTGTGTCTTAG